In one window of Gemmatimonadota bacterium DNA:
- a CDS encoding MoaD/ThiS family protein — protein sequence MTVSVKLFATLRKYLPENAVNKTATLELGDQARASDIIEQLDIPDGHIHLILIDGKHSAEDTPLTDGAVVSFFPPIAGGA from the coding sequence ATGACCGTTTCCGTCAAGCTCTTTGCCACGCTGAGAAAATACCTGCCCGAGAACGCGGTCAACAAAACGGCGACGCTTGAGCTCGGTGACCAGGCCAGGGCGAGCGACATCATCGAGCAGTTGGACATCCCCGATGGCCATATTCATCTGATCCTGATCGACGGCAAACACTCGGCTGAAGACACCCCGTTGACGGATGGCGCGGTGGTCAGCTTCTTCCCGCCGATTGCCGGCGGGGCTTAG